The Marinobacter szutsaonensis sequence GAAGCTGGCTGGAGTGCCATCGTCTATACCGTTTCGCCTACCGCAACGGCATGGCCCATCTTCAGGTGGAAGACAACACCCTGAAGGCCCGCCGTACCAGCTCCCTGGCCGACAGTTACAAGCGTGTTCTGTTACTCGGCTGCGCCCGCCCCAATCAGTTGCGGCAGTCCGAACTCAACCAGGCCTATGAGCTGTTCGAGACCTGGACGGAACACACCCAGTGTGGCCCGGATATTGGCGAAGACAGTCTGTTCGTGGTGAACATGGAGCGTGACAACCCTCCGATATACCGGAGCCTGCTCGACAACCGGCCCGGTGATGACAGCTTCGGTTTCGATACCCGGGAGCTGTCCAACATGGTTTCCGAGACGCTCCAGGCCCGGCGCACGCACCAGGAGAAAGAAAATCCCCTGCGTATTCCGGCCAACATCAGCGACACCCTGCTGACGCACCTGAGCCAGGCCCTCGGCATCCTGGCCAAACGTAACTTCAACCGCATCGCCAGCCAGGGCACCCTGGAGGTCTGCGCCGGCCTCACCGCTGTCCATTATTTCATCTCCGGTGAAAAATCCTTCGCGGAGTTCGTCAGTGGTAATGCCAGCGCCCGAGAGGAAGAGGACAACCACTTCCTGACCGAATCGAAGAAAGCGGAAGATGCCTGGGCCGGCGCCCATGATGCCGGCCCCAGCGAGGAGCGGCATTCCTCCCCCGACACCCCGATCAACTTTCGCGGTGGCTATTTCGGCAAGCCCGCTGCAGATCCGATTCCGGAGAAGAATCTGCCCCGCTCCCACCAGGCCCTTCTGATCAACACCAGCCCTGGCGGCTACTGTGTTGGCTGGGAAACCAATGTGCCCCCGTCCATCCAGGCCGGCGAGATTCTCGGCGTGCGGGAACAGAAATCCCATCCCTGGAGCGTCGCCGTTGTGCGCTGGATCCGCCAGGTCAAACACCAGGGCACCCAGGTAGGCATTGAACTACTGGCTCCCAGCGCCGCGCCCTGCGGTGTCCGGTTGCTCCAGAAGATCGGCAACAACAGCGAATACCTCCGGGGTTTGCTGCTGCCGGAAATCAGCGTGGTCAACCAGGCCGCCACCCTGATCACTCCCCGGCTACCGTTCCAGTCAGGGAGCAGGATTTCCCTCCTGCACGATGGCAGGCAGGACCAGGGAACGCTCGGTCGCAAGGTGTCTTCCACCGGCAGTATCAGCCAGTTCGAACTGAAGCTTCAGAACAATACCGCGCTGAACATCGCCAGCCAGGCCGACACGCCGGTGGCCAGTGAGGATGAGTTTGATTCGCTGTGGCCGTCTCTCTGATAAGCGAGACCCAGGTAGCGAACTGGCCAAACAGAGGGTTGTTATTACCCCCTAACCCCTGCATCATTCTGCATAAGTGACAGACCGGCCTCTGACTCTCGGCAAGCAGTTTTCCTCAAGGCACTGTTTTACAAGCAGATCTTAATGCTGCCCCGGAGCCGGCTCCGCAAACGAGTAGCACGAGACGTCTTACGAATGCAGAAAAAGAACGCCACAGTACACCTGCTGATTCTTGATCCATCTCAAAATGATGCCGAATCACTGGTCAGCCTGCTGAGGAATTCCGGGAAGGCCACACGAGCCCACCGCATCACCTCGGAAGAAGATCTCGAAGAGGTGCTGAAAACCGGCAACTGGGATCTTTTGCTGGCCCGGGATGTGGGCGATGAATTCGGTGCCGACGAGGCCCTGGCGATGGTTCGCCGGATGGACAAGGATATCCCGTTCATCCTGCTGATGACCGAAGAAAGCCGGGAACGGAAAGTTGGCATCATGAAGGCCGGCGCCCAGGACGCAGTGCCGTTCGACTATTCGGATCAGCTGGTGCTGACGGTCAACCGTGAGATTTCCGCTCTGGAAGAGCGCCGGCGCCGGCGCGTGCTGGAGTCCCACCTCCGGGAGGCGGAACAGCGCTGCCAACTGCTGCTGGAAAGCTCCAAGGATGCCATTGCCTACATCAATGACGGCATGCATATCTATGCCAACCAGTCCTACATGGACTTCCTCGGCTACGACGATATCGATGACCTGATCTGCATTCCGGTCCTCGATACGCTCACACCCGAAAGCCAGGAGCGGTACAAGGAATTCATGAAGCGCTTCGCCGATAAGGGCGAAGACGGCATGACCCTCAACTGTACGGCACGGCGCAGTGATGACCAGGAACTGAAGGTCACCATGAGCGTGTCTTCGGCCACCTACGATGGTGAATTCTGCACCCAGATTGTACTCCAGCCCGAGCACAGCGATGCCGAACTGGAGGAGAAGCTGCGCCAGATCAGCAGCCAGGATCTGCTCACCGGCCTGTATAACCGGCAGTACCTGATGGACGCCCTTTCAGAAACCATCGCCCGGGCCGGCAAGGACAACCAGACCGGGGCCCTGGCCTACATCGCGCTCGATAACTTCATTACCATGAAGGGGCAGGTAGGTATCGCCGGCGCCGATCTGCTCCTGGGTGACCTGGCGGCACTGCTGAAGGAAACCGCAGGAGAGGATGCCACCCTGGCGCGGCTGAGTGATGATGCCTTCTGCATGATGTGCCTGCCCTGCGATGAAAAATCCATGGCCGATCGGGCGGAAGGGGTTCGTAAGGCCATCGAGGACAACCTGTTCGACATCAACGGGAAAACCGTTCCGATGACGGTCAGTATCGGTGTGGCAGCAATTACCGAAAACTCACCGAAGGCCGAAGAACTGCTCGGCCGCGCGCACACTGCCTCCTCCGATGTCAAAAAGCAGGAAGGCCATGCCCAGGGCAACGGGGTGCTGGTCTACAACCCGGCAGACTACGAAACCCTCGATTCCAGCAACTCCGTGGAGGCTATCCAGAAAGCCCTCGAGGACAACAGTTTCCGTCTTCTGTTCCAGCCGATTATCAACCTACGCGGTGAAGGCGAGGAGCACTACGAAGCCTTCGTGCGCATGCTCGACAAGGACGGCGAGGAAATCTCGCCCTATGACTTCCTGCCGCCCGTGGGCCCGAACGAAACCGCGATCAAGATCGATCGCTGGGTGATCCTGAACACGATAAAGCAGTTGGCCAACCATCGTTCCCACGGCCACGACACTCGCCTGTTCGTCAATATCACGGCAGAGACCCTCCAGGATAAGACCTTTACTCCCTGGCTGAGCGTGGCCCTGAAGGCGGCGAGACTGCCCGGCGATGTCCTGATCCTCCAGGTTCGGGAGGGGGATGCCAACAACTACATGAAGCAGGCCAAGGAATTTACCCGGGCGGTTCATGAGCTGCACTGCAAGGTGTCAATTTCCCAGTTCGGCTGTGCCCTGAACCCCTTCAACACCTTCA is a genomic window containing:
- a CDS encoding GTPase gives rise to the protein MEGTILKPDLRVPEQKTTTLSFCETAPKPFRNWVAQLPMANIGEVSRQLYHAIIELNHLSVAPQQRLQFLELIREKIHFVCNELSRHYLGLAVALPEKQRKIANLAQALQMHLATGYKLCILDGLDNGGLDRNRKPVTMAIHRAISELSATILRSHQLYCPSPARSWLECHRLYRFAYRNGMAHLQVEDNTLKARRTSSLADSYKRVLLLGCARPNQLRQSELNQAYELFETWTEHTQCGPDIGEDSLFVVNMERDNPPIYRSLLDNRPGDDSFGFDTRELSNMVSETLQARRTHQEKENPLRIPANISDTLLTHLSQALGILAKRNFNRIASQGTLEVCAGLTAVHYFISGEKSFAEFVSGNASAREEEDNHFLTESKKAEDAWAGAHDAGPSEERHSSPDTPINFRGGYFGKPAADPIPEKNLPRSHQALLINTSPGGYCVGWETNVPPSIQAGEILGVREQKSHPWSVAVVRWIRQVKHQGTQVGIELLAPSAAPCGVRLLQKIGNNSEYLRGLLLPEISVVNQAATLITPRLPFQSGSRISLLHDGRQDQGTLGRKVSSTGSISQFELKLQNNTALNIASQADTPVASEDEFDSLWPSL
- a CDS encoding EAL domain-containing protein — protein: MQKKNATVHLLILDPSQNDAESLVSLLRNSGKATRAHRITSEEDLEEVLKTGNWDLLLARDVGDEFGADEALAMVRRMDKDIPFILLMTEESRERKVGIMKAGAQDAVPFDYSDQLVLTVNREISALEERRRRRVLESHLREAEQRCQLLLESSKDAIAYINDGMHIYANQSYMDFLGYDDIDDLICIPVLDTLTPESQERYKEFMKRFADKGEDGMTLNCTARRSDDQELKVTMSVSSATYDGEFCTQIVLQPEHSDAELEEKLRQISSQDLLTGLYNRQYLMDALSETIARAGKDNQTGALAYIALDNFITMKGQVGIAGADLLLGDLAALLKETAGEDATLARLSDDAFCMMCLPCDEKSMADRAEGVRKAIEDNLFDINGKTVPMTVSIGVAAITENSPKAEELLGRAHTASSDVKKQEGHAQGNGVLVYNPADYETLDSSNSVEAIQKALEDNSFRLLFQPIINLRGEGEEHYEAFVRMLDKDGEEISPYDFLPPVGPNETAIKIDRWVILNTIKQLANHRSHGHDTRLFVNITAETLQDKTFTPWLSVALKAARLPGDVLILQVREGDANNYMKQAKEFTRAVHELHCKVSISQFGCALNPFNTFKHVNADFVKLDGSFTEELQKSDDAKAQVKEMIKTLQNSGKLSIIPLVENASILATLWQAGVNYIQGYYLQAPAPEMNYDFGEG